In Gossypium hirsutum isolate 1008001.06 chromosome D01, Gossypium_hirsutum_v2.1, whole genome shotgun sequence, the genomic window ttatacaCGAGTAAACTTATAACTTATTCTGATATAAATTATTACAAATCTTGTACTTGTATACTCTGTATTCTACACAAGATAATAAAAATCCCATATAAtatgaatattatttaattatacaaATAATTACAATTCGGGTAAATTATATCAAGGTTATATGTTTTGATCGATAAGTTTAGAAAGttgcaaaatttttattgaattatttaaaagttttcatttaaattattaatttatttgaaggttatattttaatttattgagctgttaagttatttgtttaaaaagaaagTTTGGCTAGCGAGCTCTAAATGATGATTTGAGTgagtaaaaaaatttactttatatCTAAGTCGATCTAATGATCAGTATTAAAGATAGGAAAAGAAAGCTGTTTAGATTTTAGCCCGTAAATTTGTAATGTTGAAAGTTCTTTCATGCAAAAAACTAAACCATGGAGAATGAGGAAAACATTGATTAGTACAAACAATGCAAATAGAGAAACCGTAtaacattgattttaaaagtctaataatttaaatgaaaagtttcaaataatcagtgaccattttataattttttaaaattaaatgactaaaacataaatatattatatagtaCACTTAGATTTGTATGCCTGTGATAGGTATCTCATATAGTACACTTAGATTTGTATGCTTGTGATAAATATCTCATATGGTAAGAAACCACGATGATCCAACGAAACAAATGATGCCGGCCTTTTGATTATTAAGTCAACGATCCTTTATTCAAGGAAAATTGGATCCATAATTCGAATAACAAAACAAACAATGATTCTGTCATTAAAACTTGAACTGAGCCATTTGCAGAAAAGTACACCGTGTCTTCCCCAAATCTCTATTTGATCTACATTTCATCATTGTTCTTCAGTTTCCGTTTATGGGTCTTGAAATCACAAGAAACACCATGTAACCCCAATGATTTGAAGGCCTTGAATGGATTTTCAAGCTGCCTGGAACCAAATGTTCTTGGATGGAACAACAGCAACTCTGTTTCGGATTGCTGCACTTGGACGCCTGCAACGATTCCACGAGCAAAATGGTGGTGGCTTTGGAACTTGGTCAAAAGAATCTTTATGGAACAATTTGTGATTCCATTGTAGGGTTAAACCAGTTGAGAATCCTGAACCTTTCTCATAACCACTTCATGGTTCACTTCCGACCGAGCTTTTTTGCATTGAGAAACTGGAAATCCTTGACGTAAGCGACAACAGGTTCGTTTATAGAATCCCTTAAGAGCTTCCTTTATCATCGTCTATATGGTACATTAATGTTTCGAAGAATGGTTTGTTCAGTTCCATGGGTGAAAATCTCTGCAAAAACTCATCATCATCCAATATCGAGGTTCTTGATATGTCAATGAACTTCTTTGGGGAAGTTCAACAAGGCCTGTCAAACTGTACTTTATTGCAATATCTCATGATCAATGGCAACAATTTCAGGAGTTTGCCAAGGGGTATCTTCCAAATGATGCAAAATCTTAGAGTTTTGCATCTTCAAAACAACAGCTTTTCAGGGACATTGGATCATGGGATTGGTCATCTTTCAAACCTTGTTGAATTAGACATCTCTTCTAATTCATTTACAGGGGTTTTCCTAGATGTGTTTGGGAGCCTAGGAAAGCTTGAGAAATTCTCTGCAAGTTCAAATAACTTCAATGGAGCTTTGCCAACCTCATTGCCCAACTCACCTTCAATTACAACCCTTGATCTCCACAACAACAGCTTGAATGATCCAATTAACCTCAACTGTACAGCCATGACCAAGCTCAGATCCCTTCACCTTGGGTCTAATAAGCTCTATGGTTCAATCCTCCATAGCCTTTCCCCTTGCACGAGCTTGAACATACCCAACCTTGGCCACAACAACCTTGATGGTCAAATCCCTGAAAGTTTCAAGAATCTCAATGCCCTCACAGTGCTTTCACTCTCAAGGACCAACCTGGTCAACCTCTCATCCACCCTTAAGATTCTGCAGCACTTCAAAAACTTGACTGTTTTGATGCTCCCTGAAAATTTTCAGGGCGAACAGATTCCTGGTGATGCTTATTTTCAATTCAGAAGCCTCAAGGTACTCAGCATTGCCTACGGTGAACTGCGGGGATCGATCTCACCATGGTTGCTTGGCTGCGGCGGGTTACAATTCTTGGACTTGTTGACGAACCATCTGACCGGAACCATTACCTGTTTTACCTGGATTTGTCAAACAATTCATTCACAGGTGAGATACCAAAAGGGTTAACTCAACTACAGGCCCTCATCGACATTGACATTTCGTTGTTAGGGACTTCTTTAGGATTCCCTTTGTTCAGCACCGGTATAGACGGTGCAACTTTTCTTTACAATAACATCATAAGTTTCTTACCAACATTGGACCTGAGTTACAACATGAGTGGAACCATTTGGCCAAGTTTTGGCAACTTGAGAAGGCTTCATGTTCTAAACCTCAACAAGAATCGCTTGAGAGGCTCGATCCCAGAGTCTTTGTCAGGGATGAAAAACTTGGAAACCCTGGACTTATCTCGTAACAAATTATCTGGAAAGTACCAGAATCATTTGTGCAGCTCAGTTTTTTGTCCAAGTTCGGTATGGCATAATGAACTTTATGGGGAAATCCCCATGGGAGGTCAGTTCATGACTTTCCCATCTTCAAGCTTTCAAAGGAACAATGGCCTTTGTGGTGGACCTTATATTCCATGCTCACTTCAACAGGCTCCTGTTGATGAATCTCCAAGTGAAGCAATGACAGTATTTGGTCCACAATTCGGATTCGGTGTTGCTACTGGCTTTGTTCTCACCATTATCGTCTGCTTTATGTCTGGTTGGATCCTTCCAAGAAAGACAACATTCAAATATAGATGCTTTACAAGTAAATCCAGTCACCATGACTAGCTTTTTTTCGATGTCTGCTGTACAGCTTTTCAAGTTGTAGACTGCTAAAAGTATCTTCGAAACCATTGTACCAagagttagattacattttgtataatctattcaaaaaaatgagcaaattaatctctttacattaaatcaaagaaaaaatttatcttttttattaaaaaaattctatccatttgtattgttaaaaactaatgTGATTAGTAGAATAATCAAAGTGTCATATGACGTGTCACATATACCTCCTGTTGGtagaaattgatagaatttttaacaaagGACCAATCTACTTTTTTGATATAATGTATAGggaaaaattttctcattttttgagtaaaaaagaCCAAATACAATCCAACTCGTATAAGGCATCCATGGTACTTTCACCGTTGTAGACTGTATATAGAGATGCTTCTTTTACAAAGTCAATATATATATCGTAATGATCTATCAACCACATAAGTAAATGCTTGCACATTCCAATCCGAATCAACTGTGGACAATAACAGTAATATTTGAATCCAAATATTATCGGAATTCTCATTACCAAAATCCGCATAAAACAGATTGGAGAATTGCAAATATCATTTCACATAGGCCATAGAACAATACTGCTTTAACCAGTTTATCTTATGCTACAACTAACCCTAAAACTATCCAACGAATTTCAGCTTTGCAGAGGTTTCTGGGGATGAAAACGGAACAGAATACGTGATCTAATTGTAGATTAAACATCATGAGAATCTCTATGATGATTCATATAAGTAAAGACTGATCTAATTGTAAACTAAATGTTCGATCCAAGACCAGAGTCTGTCCCCAGGTTTGCAAACTTCACCTCAAAACCACTGCCGCTTTCCTTAGAGCTAGATACCTTTGCACATACTCATTGGGAAGAGATCTCACAAGCTTGAAAACATCGGCATTTGCATAGCGGAGATTCGTCCTCGGATCGTGGTACGGTGCCTGCACAAAATTACAAGTTTATTGTTCTTTATTTTGTTCCCGGAAATTGAATTTTTCCATTTACATCACAAGTTTCATATATGAATCCAAACCATTGATGTGTGCATCAAGACCAATCGGATTAACTATGGGATAAATGTAACTATCACTTTTATTAACTAAAGCATTCTTTATCTACGAAACATATATGCCCGACAAGTTATATCTCCATACTGTGTTTGAAAATGTCATACAGAAGTGTCAGACACCAATACTTCAAGAAAAAACGAAGAATAGTAGGAGCAAAGCTTAAAGCATATGTTCTGAAACAAACCTCAAATCCCgttatatcacaaattcttttgCACGGTTGCATCGAAGGCGGTGATTCGATATTAACATCTGCAAAAATCCAAATTACACAAAGGAAATAGTTTCATCATTAATAACCTTGCCATCGAATTCTttgggtaaaagtaccatggaaacCCTAGTACTAGAAGTTAGATAGCATTTTGCTCCTTACTGAAAAAATGAGCAAATCAGTctttatatgataaattaaagagaaaattagtcctttcaattaaaattttctatctatttttattgttaaaaatttatgatTGACGGAATAACCAAATATTTACACACATAGCTTGCCTAGTACATCTCATTTCGACGTACAAGGATCAGTTTTTAAGATTAGAAATGAacgaaatttttaacaaaatgatgaattcgctctttgatctaacattcAACCACTAATTTGCTATTTTTTGAGAAGAGGAGCAAAATGTAATTCGAAGTACAAGCCCTGTACTTTTACAGGAttctttgcaaaaaaaaatactaaaacagCAACATAAGCTTCTAATCATGGAATTCCTCTCAAAATAACATCATGTCAAGGTTTTCCACTACGGAATTTCATTAtaatttcaaagaaataactGAGTTAACAATAGAATCCAACTTTTTCCGAAAAAAAAACCGTAGATTGATCCAATTGTTAACTATTCAATGTACTTAAATCAACACAAATGAACAcaaaaaagaaaccctaaaaaaattgaaataggcTTACAATTGGGTTCATCAGGAGAGTAATTCTGGCAATTTTCAGCTTGAAGGATTTGCTTGAGCTGTTTCCATCTCACTTTCGATTGGCCCTTTGGGTATTTCTCATACATTTGAATCCTCTTGAAACTCATATGCGTTGGCAATACCAACTCTGCTTTTATCACCTCTGCTTCCATTGATTTCCCAATAATCTCAAATCCCTAAATAAACTCAGACTTCCCGAGGGGCaaataaaaaaagggggggggtTAGGTGAATAATACGACGCCGgatttgggtcaatgcgtacgcTTATCTTTTAGGACCGAGATAAAtaggtcaaattctactattagtcccTCTGCTGTTCGTAAGTTACATATTTAGtcactatactttaatttgatatttttagtgctatatttttttttgaattttgaaattttagtccatAAACCAAATGGTagctattaaaaattattaagttaaattatgctatttttAGAATCTCATGCGATAAATATATTATCATGTGTAATGACAGATGTCTAAAAAGTTTTAAAGAggttcaaattaaattataaatatttgagaGGGATCAAAAGACAAttcaattattatattaatttaaatttatattttttaaggacCTTAGAagcaattttgttattttccagGAGGCAAGGGGTATGTCATTTTAGTTAATGGATACAACcatttgaatcaaaattaaaatgttaaattctgctattagtctttATTATCATGTATGTAATGTTATGCCagcttattatttttacatattattcattaaagaaaattaaaatttcgaaaaAAATGGGGACTTAGAATGATCTAATTAGAGAAAATGGGCTAAATCTACAACAGTACACATAATACAAGactattaattgaatttaatcaaacaaatttaactgctTCTGTTTGGGCcaatactaaaatttcaaaatttgaaaagtacgaCTAAAATGTACCAATCTgaaaagtacagagactaaaattgatcaaattacgGTATAAAGACTAAGCTCACAACTTTTGCAAAGTACAGGGACTAGTAGCAgaattaaaccaaattaaaatttcaaaactcaaaaaatataaaggctaaaaattatcaaattagaaaacagagactaaatccacaacttgcTTATAATACGATACTAATATCAGGAATTTACTTAGTGGATTTAACTTCTATTGTTTGGTTTAGGACTGAAACTTCATAATTTGAAACAGCAGAAGggttagaaatgaccaaattgataaCTTACGCATAATACAAGGATTAATAGAAACATTTGACCAATAAAAAAAGATATCGTGTCACCGTCATCCTAATCTTTAAGCATAACTAAACGACGTCGGGCTCTCCtctctttttactttttatttttttctttttctaaaaagcCATAAATAACGTACAACACGACATTATTTGAAGcagtaaaacaaaaataaaataaatcaaattataatctattactttatttattcatccctaaatttggtaatattttttaatttgatttttaaattattttttaagttaatcttaaaatttgataatttttttaatataatcctTAAACTTAGATTTTATTAAAGTGCAATGTATCACACATTtacttaaaacttttaaaaaattatatataaaatctaaaaattatgtaaaaattataaatttttaagtgatAATATATTAGAGTGTTACGACACTCTAATGAAACTCAAGTTTAAGGGTCAAATTAAAAGAGACTACTGTTGAGGGGGAATCGATTCTCTTATTGGGAGAAATTTCTGAAGTGTCATCCTCTAAGCAACCGACCCAGACATTGAACAATAGAGGTATTGTATCTGTTGTGTCTATACTCGATTTTAGTCTCGGGGTTTGTCTTGCAACTCCAATATATTAGCAATGTTCTAACCTTTTAAGACCCATTAAGGGCTTGGACTTCCACCAAGGCTCAAATGATAAAACATTTTCTTGGTGTACCTAGGGATTCCTTGATAAACTCCATGTACCTCTTTGGGTTCTTCTTGGAGTCAAAAGACAAAACCCTAAGGTTAAAACCGAGCATAGGCACCTCGAATATAATATCTCCACTGTTTGAAGTTTGAGTTGACTACTCAGAAGATGAcacttcaaaattttcttttaataaaagaGCCAATTTCCGCTCAACAACTACCAAGCTCCAAGgctaatatgaaaaaaaaaatcgatgACCAAAGTGAAAAATTATCACATTTAGGGACTAATCATTAATTTATCCCTTATTTACTCGTACAAGTTTAAAatacttgggtttttttttttcttattttaaagcAATAACTTAAATTCTCTTTCAAGTATCAACTCCTCAAAGGCACTCTGGTCTTCTCTCAGTTCTTAATTTCTCCATGTAAAGCTTCaattcccccccccccaaaaaaaaaagatttttgaaGATCATTATCGTTCACAGGTAATTAAATAACGatttaaattactaaaatgaacaaaaaaaaacagaaaacaaaaaacCCTTTAATCGATctgtttcaaaaaataataataattgagtgAAAAGGtcaaaacttttttttagttCAATTGTTATATTATGCTTGAAGTTAAGGTTTTTAAGTGGATCTTTTGATTTTGGTTGATAGTTATTtctgggtttttattttttttcttttttggtttaagTAATTGAATTTCTAAGAGAGTTTATGGagtgttgggtttttttttttagaaatttatcTATCAATCCATGAAATTTCTTtgatattatgatttgattattttgtGATTGACTGAtttgtatatattttgtaaaattacagGTATGAGGAACTTCATTCTTGAATTTGAGTACTTTGCCGAAGATCTGTGTTGGTATTTTTTCGAAGCTTTCGACATTGTTGCTGAGGAATTTATTGCGTTCTTCCAGGTCTTAATTTCCTTCCTTGAGTTCTTATTTCATCTCTTGTTTTGCCTCATCTTGATTGCTTAGATTGTTGACGTAATTCGGGTTTGAAATCGAGAGTTTCTTCGTGTTAGTAATTGAAAGGTTCGAGTCCTTTTCGTTGTGTTTTAAAACCTTGCTTGAGAGCTTTGTTCATCTCGTTTGCCTTATCTTGATTGCTTGGATTGTTGACGAAATTCGGGTTTGAAATCAAAAGCTTGTTTGAGTTAGTGGTCGAAAGGTTCAAGTCCTTTTTTCGATCGTGTTTTAGCTTTGTTCATCTTGTTTTGCCTCATCTGGATTGTTGATGAAATTTGGGTTTGAAACTAAAAGCTTATTTGAGTTAGTAAGCGAAAGGTGCGAGTCCTTTCCATTCGGGTTTGAAACTGAAAGCTCATTTGAGTTAGTAATTGAAAGGTTCAAGTCCTTTTTGATTGTGTtgtagttctgttcatcttgttTAGATTGCCGTTGACGACTTTTTGGGATTTCGATATCGAATACTTATTTGATTTGGAGGAAGCTGAAGGTTTGAGTGTTTTTTTCCGGGTCTTGCTGTGATGGGATCAATTCAGAATACGGTTCATTATTGTTGTGTTTCGAAGGCTAACAGGACTCTATATGAATATAGTAGGGGAgatcatgagattgaaaatatgGCTGCCTTGTGTTTAGAAAGGACTATGTCGTTCCACAAATGGTATTTCGAGACTATAGGTAAATGGACTTTCGGGTTTTTATTCGAAGACGGGTGTGTTTATTTCGCGATCGCCGATAAAGCTGTCGAAAACCATGGGGTGCTTCGGTTCCTACAGCACATGAGAGATGAATTTAAAACCCTTGCTAGGAAAGGTTCGAGAAGTAGTTTCTCAGGTATGAGTTCGATCGGTGTCGAAGAGCAACTAGTCCCAGTTATTCAGCGCTTGATAACTTCTTTAGAGCAAGTTTCGCATAGTGACAATGACTGGAAAACCAAGGTTCCAGTATCGGATTATCCAAGTCACTCCCCATCTTCAAGCAATAAAAATGCCAAACTTGAAGCTGCT contains:
- the LOC107928910 gene encoding phytosulfokine receptor 1, coding for MGENLCKNSSSSNIEVLDMSMNFFGEVQQGLSNCTLLQYLMINGNNFRSLPRGIFQMMQNLRVLHLQNNSFSGTLDHGIGHLSNLVELDISSNSFTGVFLDVFGSLGKLEKFSASSNNFNGALPTSLPNSPSITTLDLHNNSLNDPINLNCTAMTKLRSLHLGSNKLYGSILHSLSPCTSLNIPNLGHNNLDGQIPESFKNLNALTVLSLSRTNLVNLSSTLKILQHFKNLTVLMLPENFQGEQIPGDAYFQFRSLKVLSIAYGELRGSISPWLLGCGGLQFLDLLTNHLTGTITCFTWICQTIHSQVRYQKG
- the LOC121214069 gene encoding phytosulfokine receptor 1-like, translating into MSGTIWPSFGNLRRLHVLNLNKNRLRGSIPESLSGMKNLETLDLSRNKLSGKYQNHLCSSVFCPSSVWHNELYGEIPMGGQFMTFPSSSFQRNNGLCGGPYIPCSLQQAPVDESPSEAMTVFGPQFGFGVATGFVLTIIVCFMSGWILPRKTTFKYRCFTSKSSHHD
- the LOC107928800 gene encoding INO80 complex subunit C; the protein is MEAEVIKAELVLPTHMSFKRIQMYEKYPKGQSKVRWKQLKQILQAENCQNYSPDEPNYVNIESPPSMQPCKRICDITGFEAPYHDPRTNLRYANADVFKLVRSLPNEYVQRYLALRKAAVVLR
- the LOC107928871 gene encoding phytolongin Phyl1.1 isoform X1, giving the protein MRNFILEFEYFAEDLCWYFFEAFDIVAEEFIAFFQNTVHYCCVSKANRTLYEYSRGDHEIENMAALCLERTMSFHKWYFETIGKWTFGFLFEDGCVYFAIADKAVENHGVLRFLQHMRDEFKTLARKGSRSSFSGMSSIGVEEQLVPVIQRLITSLEQVSHSDNDWKTKVPVSDYPSHSPSSSNKNAKLEAASSTKAPLLGKSSKQEKKNKDHIVAVRDIELEEHRKSTDRVKTDSTTLDPSNQNGASSSITLQKDLGSTRIRPGSQNMRKKWCRQVRIVLAIDVAICLVLLVIWLSICNGISCTR
- the LOC107928871 gene encoding phytolongin Phyl1.1 isoform X2 produces the protein MGSIQNTVHYCCVSKANRTLYEYSRGDHEIENMAALCLERTMSFHKWYFETIGKWTFGFLFEDGCVYFAIADKAVENHGVLRFLQHMRDEFKTLARKGSRSSFSGMSSIGVEEQLVPVIQRLITSLEQVSHSDNDWKTKVPVSDYPSHSPSSSNKNAKLEAASSTKAPLLGKSSKQEKKNKDHIVAVRDIELEEHRKSTDRVKTDSTTLDPSNQNGASSSITLQKDLGSTRIRPGSQNMRKKWCRQVRIVLAIDVAICLVLLVIWLSICNGISCTR